In the Uranotaenia lowii strain MFRU-FL chromosome 1, ASM2978415v1, whole genome shotgun sequence genome, TTAAAtataattttgcaataaaaggCTGCTTGGATTACAAAACCAGATCAATATACAGATGGTATACGAAATCTgtcacaattataaaaaaatctggctGTGTTGTGACTTACAGAGAAAAAAACTTGCTTATCAACTCTGTCATATTGTTcctaacttttttaaaatttgcattgaACGTAATTACTGTCATTTCATTTCTAAGATGTTCCgttatttgtgaaaatgtgaatttgaaaatgaccCCACCGCCCCCTGaacccttccaacgcccccccaAATTTCATAGTTGTGCTCATCGCACCCCTAGAAGctttcaacgcccccaaggaggcagtagggaccactttgaaaaccactgaccTAAGAGCATTGTTGatgaggcttcaaaatgttcgaCCACCCGACCGGAGCACTCAAATGAACTATTAAAATTAGGTTAGGTAATTTTGTTTACCTTAGTAACTTTTGCATAATAATTCTAATCGAAATAAGGTCTAAGGATGAAATGTTTATCTTAAAAGATGCACCAAAAAACAATCAAgttgttatcaaacaaaacgTCTGCGCGTGGTCcgaaattttgcatggaaccttgtgttaggcctaggatcaattttagtctGCAGCgcgtttaattttcaaaagtcgaCTGATTTGAGCCACTCTTACTGTATAAcggcaataaaaaaaacgagaaaacagCCCGTgcgtttttatacatttttattttcatctttaCGACAGCTTTGGCAGACCAGCAATAACAGTCTCCTCGATGCCCAAATGGTTGGACCCacgaagaaatttgaaataaccaTCCTCACCCCAGCCAGTACCATATGAGTTGGCGATCAACCAGTACGGAACACCATTCTCCCAGCCCCAGCCCAAAATCCGGATGGCATGTTTGCCCACTCGGTCGCCCTTCACGTGCTGATAGACGCCAGATTTGTAGAAATAGTAGTCCTGGAATACCTTGAATCCAGACTCCACAGGACCATTGGTCATGATCTCCCACTGGATCATTCGCTCGTCGTTAGGGACCTTGTAGGCCACTTCGCCATAGAATTTGTCTTTCTTGTACTTTCCGTCAAATTCCGAAATGCAGTGATGTACACATTTGGGACTTGTTTCCTTCGCGCAGTTCTTGAAAGGATAAGTACAAGGTTTGAATGGATAAGGCTTACAGCCATCGGTAGAATTAAATGGCGCTCCACTAACAACTCCAGCATCGACCCAGTACAGAAACGAAGATCCATCCAGAAATCCTCCATTACAGCCTTCACCACAATCGTGGCAGCATCCCATCAAATCTTCAGCGGCCAAATCCACATTGATGCGGCCTCCAGAATGAATGCACAACCGGTCCGACATCACACTTGTGGCTGCAACCGCCCAACAAGATCCGCAGGTGCCCTGATTTCGGATCATACGCAACGATTCACACTGGGGCCACTTCTCCCTGGCATCGAACCGTATCGGCAAATCCATGCTTGTCAACGATGCGTGATACCGTTTGGTTAGCAGACTGAAATCAGTCAAACTCTCGTGAATCCCTGGCAAACTCGCGAACGCACCGTACCGAATTCCAGCCTCAAACGAACTATCCGGGGTCCATGTTTTGGCCTTGGCCTGGACCTCCTGCAAAAACTGATCGTTGAAGGGATTGTCACCGTGGCGCTCAGCCGCTAGGCTTGAGGCAACGCAAAAAATCAATGCGAACCACTTTGTCGTGGCCAAcatcctgctgctgctgctacttccGATACGATAGTCCTGAACGCCTTACAGTAACTGATGCTACCCAATCGATATTTGTGCCTTGGGAATTATGATAACGATCATGCAGCAGCTGAAAGTTGCAGATCAGCACTATCATCATCATCCGTTTGTGTCAGAGGTAAGTGAACGTACCTTATTGATAAGAAATCCTCGAGGAAGCTCGGTCTAACAAAGTTAAAGAAAGTGTtggaaattgttttttcttgtATTAAGTAGGTCGAACCTAACTGAAATTTACCTAATGCCTTGACCCGGCTTGAAAAAGTTGAAGGggaatggaagaaaataatgaaTGTGATTTGATTTGTCACTTGTAAGTAACACTAGAACCATGAAACGAGATTTTTTGAAGGCCGTATTCTTTGATACTCCCCTGTCAATTCAGAATCGTATTCAAGAGCTTGTCAATATCGTTACAGCTCAATCGCTCCTTTGCCAAACCAAACGTTGTTTCGTTACCTCTACAGGATGATATGACACCGATGAGGAATGATTGAAAGATGAAATTCCAGCCGGACTAGTTTCCTAAAACCTGATATATAATACACCGGGCAAGTGCGAACGgatttcaccatagttcaactttcacatgtcctagaaaaatatgtatatcttCAAAAACTATCAATTTCCCGTCGACAAGTTCCCGTTTTTGGAGTTTCTGTATGTGGTAGTTCCATTTCAACTTACAATCAATGTCTAGACCAAGATATGTGAAGTGATCAACTTTTTTGATTGATGTTTAGTTTATTATCAGTTCTTCATGCACTTCTACTGGTCTCCTGGGACAAAATCATGTACTTTGTTTTCGTCAAGTTCAATGACAACAGGTTTTCACCGAAATAACCTTTTAAGACTTCCATATCAGCCCGCATGTTGTTAATTATTATGGAGGGGTCATCATCAGTGTAGAACAACGAAGtgtcatcggcaaataaacatGGCTTTCCTATTAAATTTAGTTTGGGCAGATCGTTCGCATacgcaaaacaaaataaactgaGCCAGAACAAATTAGTATAGACGAAAGCAAGTTATTCgtaagtttgaaaacaaaaactgtaattttagtaattatttgtaatttaaaataaattttagtgtccactgaagaggagcgaataccagagtagctcgaaacgtctggacaaatggtataaaaacgttttgaatttgtaaaactcgccgaaaaacgtcgataaaattcaacaacaatacatcgcggcgattaaccaaCATTCATACGCAAGAAAGAGAAGCGGTCCGAGATTACTTCCCTGTGGTACGCCAACTTTCAAAGATTGGATACTACTTCGTACTCCGTTGACGGACACAAATTGACTTCTACCAGTAAGAAAGCTCCTCATTAGCTCCAACGAGTTTTATCTGATCCTTAGCTTGCAAACACTAGCGAAAAGCTAATAAGTAGCTGTTGTTGTACTGGAACCTGCGCGGAATCTATATATGCAGTTGTACAAGATGCTTTgcctttggaaaaaaatgatgatcctAGATCCTAGCTAACATTTGTTCCAGAATTTTACTCAGGCAAATGAGATAGGTCGATAATTGTGAACATCAAATCTGGATCCTGCTTTGTGAATCGGCACAACTTCAGctatttttaaacaatctgGGAATTTACCTGTGTCGAGACTTTcgttgattatttattttattttatttacatagtattccgtctcacgacataacttgacgaacataattcctaaaattcactcggttcatagcaaccgttctccaatttctcgggcaccccacgttcgccagatcacgctccacttggtttcaccacctcgctcgttgcgcccccgctcgtcttgttcctaccggattcgtagcgaacacctgttttgcaggacagtcgtccggcattctcgcaacatgtcccgcccagcgtatccggccagccttcaccaccttctggatactgggttcgccgtagagtcgcgcgagctcgtggttcatccttcgcctccacactccgttctcctgtacgccgccaaagatggttctcaacactcgtcgctcgaatactccgagtgtacgcaggtcctcctcgagcaatatccatgtctcgtgcccgtagagaacaaccggtctaatgagcgtcatatacaggttacacttcgtgcgagggctaagtcttctcgaccgcagttgcttgtggagtccatagtaggcacgacttccgctgataattcgcctccggatctcacggctggtgtcattgtctgcggtcaccagtgagccgagatagacaaagtcttcgactatctccagctcgtcgccatcgatcgtgaccttgttattactggacaagcgggttcggtcggtctcggatccgcaggccagcatgtacttcgtcttggacgtattaatcatcaacccaatccttcctgcttcgcgtttcagtttgcggtagatctcctccaccgccgcagatgatctgccgactatatcaatgtcatcggcaaagcagataagttgactggatctgttgaaaatcgtgccccgcatttcgcccaccgctcgtcgaataacaccttctagcgccacgttgaacatcatgcaggatagaccatcaccttgtcgaagccccctgcgcgattcgaatgaactcgacaattcacccgaaatccgcacacagcactgcgttccatccatcgttgccttgatcagtctgatcagcttcccggaaaagccgttctcgtccatgattttccatagctcgttacggtcgatcgtgtcgtatgcggctttgaagtcgatgaatagatgatgcgtagggacttggtgttcacggcatttttggaggatttgccgcaatgtgaatatctggtccgtcgtagaccgtccctccatgaagccggcctgatgacttcccacgaatctgtttgcttgtggcgttaggcggcggagtaggattcgggacaacactttgtaggcggcattgaggacagtgatcgctcggtagttctcacagtccaatttgtcgcccttcttgtagatggggcatattaccccctccttccattcctccggtagctgttctatgtcccagatccggattatcaaccgatgtaggcaatcggctaacctgtccgggcccattttgatgagttcagctgcgatgccatccttcccagccgacttgtttctattcagctggcgaatggcttccttaacttcactcatcgttaggagttgggagtggctcctcttcgttgttggctacgccggcgatgtaccttcccccaccgtcttgatctcctgcatgtgcgccgttcaggtgttcatcgaagtgctgcttccaccttttgatcacctcacgattgtccgtcaggatacccccgtccttatcccggcacatttcggcttgcggcacgaagcctttgcgggatgcgttgagtttctgatagaactttcgtgtttcttgggaacgatgcagctgctccagctcctggagctcctcctcctccaggcggcgctttttctcctggaaaagtcggactcgctgcctcttccgctgtcggtgattttccacatttcgacgggtgcctctttgcactactgccgcccgcgcggcattttcttcgtccatcaccctcctacactcctcgtcgaaccagtcgttccgtcgagatcgctccacataaccgatgacgttctccgccgcactgttgatggctgttttgatggtatcccaacagtcctcgagaggggcttcgtcaagctttCATTGAATACATCTCGAATCAATTTGAGATAAATTGATAATGGTTTTTTATAAAGTACGCCGGTATTCCATCGGGTTCTACGCTTTTGTTAGCATAAAgatctttaattttcaagatcACTTCTTGCTCGGTAGCCGGTTCCGTGAACTGCGTAGTTGGGCTAAGGTGCCGAATCGATTCGTTTTCTCTGGCTGCTGATACTAGAAGCGAGCAGGGGCCCTATGTTGCTGAAGAAATAGTTGAAGGTGTCGGCAACAGTTCTTTCGTGGCTTATGAGATTTCCGTTTACTAATAGTTTCAGAGCATCATGCTCTTCAACCTGATTACCAGATATGAAGTTTAAATATTTCCACGTATTTTTACTATTAGCGTTCGAATATCGGAATCCTTCGACGATTGGAGGCCTCGGATAAAGATCAGCGTCTTGAATTGATCCGATGTGATCCTGCTTAACTCGAAGTCCTCACAACGTTTGTTCACCGTTCCAGCATACGCCACGAAATCCTCCTCCGGCTGCTTAACAAGTTGAAAGCAATTGTACCTCTTGCTGAACAGAGAAATCCGGGTTCCAAAGAGCTGTTTTAGTTTCTCGACAGTTTCTTCGAAACTAAAATCCCTCGGATGTCTCGGCAGAACGAAGTTCAGGTACTTGTCGTGGACTATCACGTTCAAACCCTAAGCAGCAGCCGTACCTTGGCCGCATCGTCCAACTAGGCTCCAtcttgaagaaaaaagtcaaatgtaaggaaattttccggatCGTAACAGAACTCTCGAATATTGGACGACAGAGACTCGATGACCAATTCGGGGTTGTTAGTTGGCTGGTTGGGGGCTGCTTGAGTGGTGAATCTTTCCATGACCGCCATTAACCACGCGTTCTGTTCCGCCATCTGCCAATTCTGATTcatgatcattttgaaaatgtcttgCATTTGGTTGGAAATTCCTTTGGATGGATGGGACATCTTGTTAGGAATAGGCAAGGTTTCGTAGATTCTTCAATTACTCGTCGCCAATTGATAACTGTTCAAATAAGTCTGTACTATTTGACTAACAAACAAAGAATGATTTGATTTTCCCAATTTTCACATGACATAAATTTCCATGTTACTGCGATCAGGCTGTTAACACTTAGTgagtactttaaaaaaataaataacttattCAAACACTAAATAGCAGTCTTGGCCGACTCGATGGATTCTGCGATGCTTTTcataactttcaagttcatgtttttcaggATAGTCTGAAGATCGGGAATCATCCCTTCGGATATAATAGTGTGtcacatacagtaccgttcataattgtatagaaattggaagcacgcgcactgtcacttcgactttgaacttccataactttttactctgatgatattttttgatcaaattttagaccgttaatttcattttttcatttcatcattgcttttgccaggcattttttgactgatttgtggatggaaacgattatattctcatgaatcgtccaaaattctatagaaatcgcatttttaggttcatgcctgaaaaattgtacctcgcgtaacttttgatctcatcgataaaacttttaaaaaacttcagaTATGATAGCTaaacatttcaacaatcactctgcaaaatttcaacaaaaaacgtAGCGCAGTTATAgagatattacagtttgaaagagaaaagtccaaaaagtccgattttcgtagaatgactgtatctcaagccacacaaactccagagagctcaaattttgtgatataatagtgtgatagttgatctatctaacgcagaaaatttgatcaaaaaataccatcagagtcaaaagttatggaagtgaagttcaaagtcgaagtgacagtgcgcgtgctttcaatttctatacaattatgaacggtactgtatttcTGCGTTGACCCTCGAACCTGCTGCAGGCGAATATAGGATGATCCGGTGTTGCTGAAGATTCTCCGCATTCGAATGTGTTCCACTCAATGATGTGAAACCCCTTCAAAGCCTCTTTTACGACAACTTTACAAAACAGTGGATCGTTTGTATCGATAACCGCTTCTCGAAAGAAATCGAATCGGAATGCATCTCTACTCAAAATTCAGCTTTGATGCCTTATTTCAGCTCGCTAGGTCTCTAGACGGCTGAGcatatctagagtttgttttgattaggtcgtatgaaccaacataaacaaaattgagatttttactgcaaacgattgaaaaacatgtattttacgttaggtaaaaatttggtttcatttgatcaataaataaattttagaacatgatttgaattttagacgtataatgactttctcatttttgagtgcaatttggttttaacaaCGTTTTGCGCAGCACTGGATTGCCGTGATGCAAAATGACGTATAAACAACAGTTCGTCGTGATTGTTTTTGCGACCTAATGTGTTTTGGCTGAAAATTCATTGCCAGGTGATGAAAaccttattttttcaaacagaaaTCAATCAAAAGAGTTGTTCTGCATCGTTGGAAAACAAATGTCTTCAACTCGCAGTTGGGTAAGTTAAATAAATGTTACTTCTATGTCTCAACTTATACTCAGcctgttattttttgttcataaagTAGCAGTCGACATATAGAAGCTTCGAACGAGTTCCTGCACTACTTGAGCGGTTATCAAAATCACAGGAAGTACCTAACCGATCATTTCCAGTAGAATTGAAACCTGGTACACAGTGCCTCGCAGCACAGGTGTGGCTCCTCACCAGGCTTGGCAAAactcatcgtcatgaggcgtgaagctgtgactgtgaagcctcttggtccgtcaaaatcaattgactgttccttaacgaccagtcacttcgtttgccagtcattcaaccCCCAGTCGTTTGaagctgaaaaaatttcatagtcAGCATTTACCAATCGCATTCGAACGAGTCGTCGACCGagctgaagacgaaaaagaaacgcatttattattattgttactcctgccagcaagccgaagacgaccgaagacgaaaaagaaacgcatttattattattgttgctcctgccagcaagctcgttttcagttttttattgctattgttgctctctgccagcaagtcgttcaattagttgtacctgccgtcagaagccgatcgaagtgtgatgagatttgccagtcactctcaggagaaatgttgaccatgtgtaggagcttcgccagtcgatgatggagaaatgttgattgttgtcgtgctttatccgtcaggCGAAAaatgaggctccgtcaattgagaacagtgcccgtcgtttgatgaaacaaaactagtcgggtcaagcgtgacgggcgaaatttaccaacacTGCTCCTCACCATGACTTACTCCAATGTAACAGACTGGGACCAGGCCATCTCACCAATTTTGTAGTGCGCATATCAC is a window encoding:
- the LOC129738923 gene encoding cathepsin B-like, which gives rise to MLATTKWFALIFCVASSLAAERHGDNPFNDQFLQEVQAKAKTWTPDSSFEAGIRYGAFASLPGIHESLTDFSLLTKRYHASLTSMDLPIRFDAREKWPQCESLRMIRNQGTCGSCWAVAATSVMSDRLCIHSGGRINVDLAAEDLMGCCHDCGEGCNGGFLDGSSFLYWVDAGVVSGAPFNSTDGCKPYPFKPCTYPFKNCAKETSPKCVHHCISEFDGKYKKDKFYGEVAYKVPNDERMIQWEIMTNGPVESGFKVFQDYYFYKSGVYQHVKGDRVGKHAIRILGWGWENGVPYWLIANSYGTGWGEDGYFKFLRGSNHLGIEETVIAGLPKLS